Within the Sphingobacteriales bacterium genome, the region TTGTTCTTTGTACAAATTGGCATCGTTGCGGTTGTTTTTTCACCCTATACAATTAAACCGACAAAGGCACTTCTTGTTTTCCATAGGTAAATAAAATGGAGTTGTTTTGTGCTGTTGCCAAATTATTGCAAAAAAACACCACACATACCGCTATCCAAGAAAAAAGCAGTAGTTTATTGCGAAAAATCATAAGTAAAAATATAATATGTTTGTTGAACAAAAAAGATAAAAAACAAATATTTCTTTATAGAAAGTGGCTTCAAAAGTAAAAATATTTATGCACTTATCTAAATGATAATGGTTAAAAAAAATATTAATGCCCGAACAGCATCGCAATGCAGCAAACTTTTCAGTGATGATAGTAACTGTCTATATATACTCCTGAAAACAATATATTATCAGCATTTCAGTAGTATTACTGCCTAAAACGCCCCTTCTTATTTGTTGCAAAAATATGAATATTAACTTCTTTGCCTTTTATTATACAGGCTGCTGGTGACAAAAAAATCTGATAAGTATATAAACAAATCATAGCTTTTCAGATATGTTTCTATGATTAAAAATACAAAATACTTTGAAATTACTTCGACGAAGAATCGGAAATGTTCCCTTTAGTATCTATTAACGAAGAGGTTTCCCAAATGAACGAATTTATGGAAATACCCGAAACGGTAGTTTTGTTGCCTTTGCGCAATACGGTGCTATTTCGAATATAGTAGTGCCTAAGAGGTGTAGGGCGCGATAAATCGCTTAAAACCGTAAAAGCCCACGATACCAACCAGCTTATCGGCGTAATTACGCAGCGGTCGGCACAGGTTGATGACCCCACTTCAAAAGATTTATACACCACCGGTACTTTGGCAAGGGTAGTAAAAATATTGAAATTGCCCGATGATACGCATACGGTTATTTTACAGGGCAGGCAGCGTTTTGTTATAAAAAAAATAACTACTTTATCGCCTTATATCAAAGCACAAATACAAGCACTGCCCGAAGAAAAGGAAGAGCAAACGCCGAATTTAGAAGCTCTGATGTCGAGCCTGAAAGACGTGCCGTGCGTGCCATTGGAGTTGTCGCCGCAAATTCCCAACGACATCACTTTTCTGGTGCGCAATATTGATAAAAATGCACACCTCACGCATTTTATATGCTCTAACTTAAATGTTCCTATTGAGGAAAAACAAAAACTCCTAGAAATCAACGATTTGCAGCAACGTGGTGAAAAACTATTAGCATTGCTGCATCACGAAATACAATTGCTGGAACTCAAAATAAAATTCAGTCGCGCGTAAATGTAGATAGACAAGCAGCAACGCGATTATTTTCTCCCACTAACAAATGAAACCCATTCAGGAGGAACTCGGCGAAGGGGCTTCTTTTGTGGGCGAACTGCAAAATCTGCGCGAACGCGCCAACAAAAATTGATGCCCACCGCCGCCCGCGAAGCATTTGACAAAGAAATGCGCAAAATACAGCGTATGAACCCCAATATGGCGGATTATACGGTGAGCCTGAATTATTTGGAACTGCTGCTCGACTTGCCCTGGGACGAAGTGAGTCAAGATAATTTGGATTTGAAACGCGCTTCAAAAATTTTGGAAGATGACCACTATGGTTTGGATAAATCAAAGAGCGCATTTGGAATATTTGGCGATTTATCAAACTCAAAGGCGACCTCAAATCGCCGATTTTATGCTTTGTAGGACCTCCCGGAGTAGGAAAAACTTCGCTCGGACGCTCCATTGCGCGGGCACTCGGACGCAAGTATGTGCGTATGTCGCTCGGCGGCTTGCACGACGAATCGGAGGTGCGCGGACACCGCAAAACCTATATCGGTGCTATGCCCGGGCGCATTTTGCAATCGCTCTTACGCGTGGGTACTTCCAATCCGGTTTTTATATTGGACGAAATAGACAAAGTAGGTAATGATTTTCGCGGAGACCCTTCTTCGGCATTGCTCGAAGTACTCGACCCCGAAACAAAACAGCACTTTTTACGATAATTATCTGGAGTTAGAATACGACCTCTCGCGTGTGATGTTTATCGCCACTCCAATAATTTATCCACCATACAGCCCGCCCTGCTCGACCGTATGGAAATTATTCAGTTGAGCGGTTATTCTACGGAAGAAAAATAGAAATTGCAAAAAACACCTCATTCCCGAACAGAAAAACACGGCTTACAGCCGAAGCAGTTCAAGATTTCGGACAAAGCACTGGCGGTAATGATTGACGAATACACCCACGAGTCGGGAGTGCGCGATTTGGAGCGCAAAATCGCCGCCCTGATGCGTCACATTGCCAAATTGGTGGCAATGTACGAAGAAATACCCTCCAAAATAGATGTGGAAATGGTGCATCAGGTGTTGGACATCAGCACGCGCATGGAGCCGGAACGCTACACCGGAAACAATGCAGCAGGAGTGGCTATCGGCTTGGCGTGGACGGCGAGCGGCGGCGACATTTTATTTGTAGAAACCAACCGCAGCAGAGGCAAAGGCAATTTAATACTTACGGGTAATCTGGGCGATGTGATGAAAGAGTCGGCGACAACGGCGTTGAGTTTTATCAAAGCCAACAGTAAAACACTCGGCATCAACGAAGACATATTTTCCGAAAACGACCTGCATATCCACATTCCCGAAGGAGCTATTCCGAAAGACGGACCCTCGGCGGGAGTCACTTTGCTCACGGCTTTGGTGTCTTTGTTGTCGGGGCAGCCCGTAAAACCCCTATCTGGCGATGAGCGGCGAAATATATTGCGCGGCAAAGTATTGCCGGTGGGTGGTATCAAAGAAAAAATATTGGCGGCACAGCGAGCCGGTATCAAAGAAGTGATTTTGTGCGAGGAAAACCGCAAAAATGTGGAAAAAATCAATCCTAATTTTATCAAAAACCTGCAATTTCATTATGTAAAAACGATGCAGGAAGTATTGGAAATTGCTTTGCCGAGCAAAAAATAAAACAATTATGCAATGATGAGTAAGAGGGTTTTGCTATATACTTGCCTGCCAATACTGCTGCTGCTGTGGCAATCCTGCGGCATTTATTCTTTCAGTGGTGCTTCGGTGCCGCCGGAGGTGCAGACGGTGTCGGTGTTGTATTTTAAAAATGAAGCCTCTTTGGTCAATGCGCGCCTCAGTCCTTTGCTCACCGAAAAAATGCAAAACAAATTCGTCAACGAAACGCGCCTGAACCTCAAAGACAGAGGCGGCGATTTGGAGTTTTCGGGGGCGGTGGTGAATTATACGGTAGTGCCGGTGGCTCTCAACAGCAACGAGCGTGCCTCTTTGAGCCGCCTCACCATAGAGGTGCGCTGCACTTATCTCAACCGCCTCAGTCAGGAAACGTGGACAAACTCCTTACACGCTACGAAGATTTTGAAAGCACCCTTACCCTGCGCGAAGTGGAAGACCAACTCATTGAAAACATCACCAAACAAATTACCGATGATATTTTTAATAAAGCCTTGGTAAATTGGTAGTAAAGCGGCAAAATGTGTGTAATTTTGAATATCCTATGACAAAATTTGCAAATAAATAAGCTATCTTGCGTATTTATTTATACGACATATAAAATATATACACACTTTAATCATGAGAAAACTGCACCTTTTTTGGAGCATTTGGCTGTGCTGTTGGGCAACAACGGCGGCACAAAATCAAATGCAACTCCTTTCCAATTATACTTACAGCGAAATGTTGAGCAGTTGCTGGGGCTATGCCGCCAACGATAAAGAATATGCCTTGGTGGGTTTAAAAAGTGGTTTGTCGGTGGTTGATGTTACCACACCCGAACAGCCCGAACAAGTGCAGTTTATTCCGGCTCAAGCCAACAGTATATGGCGCGAAATGAAAACTTTTTCGCACTACGCCTATATTGTACACGATGGTTTTTCGGGCAGTTCTGACGGTTTGCTCATCGCCGACCTGCAATATTTGCCCGATAGTATTCATTATCAATCCTACTATGGCATCAATGATACTATTGCTACCGTACACGCCCTGTGGGTAGATGAAGACGGCTATCTGTATTTATACGGCTACAACAACAAAAACAAAAATGTACCTGTGGGAAAACGCGGTGCTTTGATACTTGACCTCAACGCCAACCCGATGCAGCCGCCGATTGTGGGGGCTTATTCCAACTATTACACACACGATGGATATGTGCGCAACAACCGCCTGTATAGCGGCGAAATCTACAACGGTCATTTTTCGGTGGTAGATGTGAGCGACAAAAGCGCACCGCAAATTTTAACCACACAAGAAACACCGGGCGCATTTACACACAATACCTGGCTTTCGGACGACAGCCACACCCTCTACACTACTGACGAAAAAGGCGATGCTTATATTGCAGCTTATAATATAGAAGATTTGAACGATGTGCAACTTTTGGATATTTATCAGTCCAACGCCGGCAGCAATGCTGCACCACACAACGTAAAAGTGTTCAACGATTTTATTGTTGCCAGCTACTACAACGATGGCGTAGTGATTGTAGATGCCCACGAACCTGACAATTTGGTACAAACAGAATTTTATGATACCAATCCGCTCACAGGCTGCTGTTTTGAGGGCTGTTGGGACGCATATCCTTTTTGCCCAGCGGAAATATCATCGCCTCCGACCGCGCCACCGGCTTGTGGGTCGTGCAGCCCACTTACCAAAGAGCCGCCTATATAAAAGGAATGGTGAGCGACTCGGCAAGCGGCACACCGCTTCATAATGTACAGGTAAAAATACTGAATACCGCCTACACCGACTCCACCAATATAGCGGGTGCTTACAAAAGCGGCGTTGCCAATGCAGGTGTTTATACGGTAGAGTTCAGCAAATTCGGCTATTATCCCAAAACCGTCACCACCACACTCAATACCGCCGAATACACCAATTTAGATGTGCAGTTGGTTCAGAAAGAAAAATTTACACTGACAATAGAAACGCAGGTAAGCGCAGTTTGCATTCCTTATACTGCTGCTTGTTATGTATTACTTATCAATCCCGAAGGTGAAGAAGAATTATATATTTCAGACCAAAATGGCATTATTCAAATTCCTGATTTTGTACCGGATCAATATGATATTTATATAGGATTGTGGGGGCAAGAAATATATTACTATGAAAATTATACAATAGAGGAAAACTCCATAACTTTATATACAGGAGGTCAGGATATAATCGCAGATGATTTTTTCTTTGATTATGGTTGGCAGGTAAGCGGCGACAGCATAAATGGTATGTGGGAACGCGGAATACCGCACGGGGCTACGCACAACAATATTGCTTGTGCGCCTTATAGCGATGTAAATGATGATTATGGTGGTTTTTGCTATATGACAGGCAATGCCGCCGCTGCTTTGGAACAACAAGATTTAGATGCAGGCACTACTATTCTGCGTTCTCCTGATTTCGGTTGGATTAATCCGCAAGGATTTGATAATCTTTGAGTTTTAATTTATGGGCATGCGGCAGCGGCTCGTCTGTAATTCGTTGCAGTGTGGGCAATGACGACACTACTTTTTTGCTGCAAGAATGGGCAGATACGGATATTACCAACAGCACCTGGCAATATTTTGAATTTAGCCGTCCTGATAACTCCAACGCTTTTCCCACTTACTATTTTGAAATCAGTGTTACCGAAACCGACACTTCGGCAACTGCTTATACCGAAGTTGCTTTTGATAATTTCAGAGTAGAAGCGGCAGGTGTGGGCTTTGGCAACGAGCCGCAAACAATACTCCCGCTTGTAATAGCTCCCAATCCTACCGCCGATATGCTGCAAGTGCATTTTTCCGGCGAAGCGATGCACGAAAATATCAGTTTGCGTATCAGCGATGCACAAGGCAGATGCGTATGGCAGCGCGATTTTGTACCCGCCGCTTCATTGGGTGAGGTGAGCTTGCAAAATTTGGCAACGGGAATTTACTATATTTCGGCGCAAAACACAAGCGGCAAACGCTGGGGGGCTAAGTTTTTAAAAACGCAATAATGATGTATTTTTTGGAACAATATATTTAATTTCAGATAACAATATTGATTGTTTAATAATATGGTTCTCAGTTATTTACCCTTAAAATACTTCATATTATACCAAAACGATTTATTTACTGCGTATTGATGAGGCATATATGCTAAGGCTCGTCTGCCTTTTATCTTATAATAAATGATAAAACAGAGGTATTGTATTAAAAAAGCGACCATCTTTCCTAAAACAGAAGTACGGAGTTGTATCGTACACCAAATCCGCAATTCATTAAAATATGTTCAAAATAAGGACCATAAAGAATTTATGCAGGATTTATAAGACTTGTTTATCAGGCAGCCAAGGAATTGGCAGAATTGGAATTGGCTAAACTGGAAGAAAAATAGGGTATCAAATGCCCCCTCGTCTTCCAATCATGGCAAAGAAAATGGGACAAATTGAGTACCTGTTTTAACTATCCCCAAGCTATCTGAAAGATTATCTATACCACCAATGCCATTGAGAGTTATCATCGCCAAATCCGAAAAGTTACCAAAAACAAGGGAGCTTTCCCCTCCGATATGGCTTTGATAAAACTCATCTTTTTAGCGGCAAAAAATATTCAGAATAAGTGGAATTGCTCAACCCAAAATTATGTTCCCAGACAGTATTCAAATTTATATTTAAATAACCCTATTTCTTACGGATAGCGCAGTTTATTTTACACGCCCAAACAAATAGATATTTTAATGGTATAACCTTTTAACTTATACAGTTTGTGAAATACTACCTTAACTTTGTTAAATATGTTTTTAAATTTATCACACCCTGAATTTTTTAGATATGAAATTATTTTTGCGCTTTCCATTTATACATTGCTCTTTGCTTATTTGCGGTATTTTGTTGTTGATGTCGCCGCAGCCCGCCATCGCACAAACGTATGATTGCCCCGAACTGCAAGCCAATACAGGCGATGCCTGCGATGATGGCTTATGCAGTACGCAAGACGACAGCATTTCGGCAGATTGTATTTGTGTGGGTACTGCTATTGTTCCTTCTTGCAACGATGATATATGCAGCACCTACGATGTATATAACTCCAATACTTGTACTTGCACGCACATTCCTATTCCGAATTTTGCTGTTCCTTCTTGCGAAGACATATTTTGTTATACGCTGGATTATTATGATTTTAATAATTGCCGCTGTGTACATACGCCCTTTGCGCTCAATTGTGATGATGGCGACTGTAATACCACCGATGTATTCTACCGCCCCACCTGCGAGTGTTTGCATCGCAGTGTATCCGATACTTTGGCTTGCGATGACGGCGATTGTAGCACCAAAGATGTGTACGATGCCGCCGCTTGCAGTTGTCATTATATAGACATTCCTATACCCGATTGTAGCAGTGACGATTGTAATGCTTATTTATCGTATGATTTTAGTACTTGTTCTTGTACTTATCCCCCTTCTCCTCCTCCAGCTTGTGATGATGGCGATTGCAGAACTTCTGATGGTTATGATGTATCTACCTGCAATTGTATTCACGAGTTTATTCCGCCACAAACATTAGAGGGCTGCGATGACGGTGATTGCAATACGGCAGAAATATATGATTTGACAACTTGCGAATGTGCACACGCAGATGTCGGTTTGCCCAATGTGTGCGATGATATAAACTGCAATACTGTTGATTATTACGATACCGATTCGTGTAAATGTGTATATATACCGCAACCCATTCCCAATTGTGATGATGGTATTTGCAGCAATGGGGTAGAATATTGGGATAAGTCTTCCTGTGTGTGTAAATTGCTATCGGGCAGTGTGCCGCCGCCTCGCAACTGTGCCGATTGGGACTGCACTACTTTAGATGTTTATGATGAAGCAATTTGCCAATGCCTGCATTTTGCCGTTGCTGCACCGGATTGCAACGACAACGACTGCACAACGGCAGATATATTAGATGCTGTTACTTGTACCTGTGAGCATTTTCCTGCCGACCAAACTAATGCCTGCGATGATGACAACTGCAATACTGCCGATATTTATGATACCGATTTATGCAATTGCGTGCATACCCTGATAACATATAATTGCGATGACAGCGATTGCGCTACTATAGATTTATATAACGAAGCGGCTTGTCTGTGCTACCACGAAGCCGTAAATTGTGACGATGGTGATTGTAATACCATTGACAGCTTTAATTCGGAAAGCTGCTCCTGCGACCATGCAGTAATTTTGCTGCCCTACTGTGATGACAATAATTGCAGCACCAACGATTCTTATAATTCGGACTACTGTTATTGCTACTACGAACCCATTTACTGCAATGACAGTTGTGTTTATACCTACGACTATTTTAATTTAGCCACTTGCCAGTGTGAGTACACCCTCATTGAAACAGTGTCCTGCGATGACCAGAATCCGCTGACTACTGATGATGTAATCAACACAAATTGTATTTGCGAAGGTATATTGACAGATGGTGTAGAAACAACAGGAAGCATTGAAAACAAAAAATTATACATTGCCCAAAATCCGGTACGTGCTCAATTGCATTTGATATGGAAATCTGCAACGCCCGAACGCTTACAATTAATAGATGTTCAGAGTAAACCGATATTGGACATCTCTATCCGTCAGGGCGATAATTTTATTGATATAGCGCATTTGCCGCAGGGCGTTTATTTTGCCAAAATCGGCAGGGGTTCAGTGGAAAAAATTATTATTTTACGACCATAATTTTCCTGTAAGCAAGTTTTTGAAGGTAGTGTTTTTTTAAAAAAAGAAATGCTACCTTTGAATAATGCTCAAAAATCTGAAACATATTTTTTCGCCTTTGTTGTGGTTTTATGCTTTAGTGGTGTATGTATTTGCCATGTCGGTGTGGTGGATTAATCTGCACTTGCGCAACAACCGCGATTTGTACCGCCTCAATGTAGAATTGTTGGAGATGGAGGGCGAAAAATACGGCAAAACACCGCAAACTATTCGCAGCACGCCGCAATACGCCCACATAGAGCAGCATTTTGCTTCGCAACGCACTATGATTTTGAGCGAAGGAGCTGTTTTTTTGCTCATTTTGTCGTTGGGAGTATATCGTATTCACGGAGCTTTTAAAAAGGAGTTGTCGCTCAATCATCAGCAGCGCAATTTTTTGCTTTCCATCACCCACGAACTCAAATCGCCGCTTGCCGCCCTGAAATTGGTGGTACAAACGCTGCTCAACCGACAATTAGACCCCGAAAAACAAAAAAAACTCCTCCACAATGCCCTCAACGACACCGACCGCCTGCACGAATTGGTAGAAAACCTCCTGCTCGCCGCCAAATTGGAAAGCCAAAGTGCCTCTTTCAGTTTGCAACCTTTGTGTATTTCTGATTTGTTGCAGGCTTTGTTTGATGAATTTAGTGAAAAATACGAAAATTTGCGGCATTTTGAGAGCCGCATAGAAACAGATGTATGGCTACACGCCGACCCTTTGGCATTGCAATCACTATGTATAAATTTGTTGGACAACGCCCTCAAATATTCGCGGCAGGGCGATACGATTTCGTGTGTGCTGTTTACCAAAGGTAACGAATTGCACTGGGAAGTGGCAGACAGCGGTATTGGTATTGCCGCCGCCGACAAAAAGAAAGTGTTTGAAAAATTTTATCGCGTGGGCAACGAAGACACCCGCAGCACCAAAGGCACAGGTTTGGGGCTTTTTATTGTACACGAGTTGGTGCACATGATGCGCGGCAGCATCAGCATCAAAGACAATAAACCGCGCGGCACGGTGTTCCTGCTTGTTTTTCCTGTCAGTGGCAATACTTCCGCTGCTTATAATATCATTGTATAAAGCGTTGGAAATCAAATATTAATAATAATACACAATCTATGCCCAATATCATATTTATCTCAATTTTTCTTTAAATAAAAAGATACTAAAAAACGAGCATCAGTAGGTATCAGGAGCATAAGTATTGACAATGAGGTCAAAGAAATCTTTTCGGAAGCGATAATTATCCCATTTACCGAAATGTACAAAGATGAGATTTTTGTGCGGCACAATTACCATCCACTGCCCCAATGCGCCGTGTGCCGAATAATCGCCTTTGCCGGAATAATCATCGAGCCACCAGCCAAAGCCGTAATCCAGCACCTCATTAAAGCGGTTGTTGATTTTACTCGGCACAAGCGACTGTTTCACATAAGCGGAATCCAATATTTGTTTGCCGTTGTAGTAGCCCAAATTTTTGTGTAAGATGCCTACCCGCGCCAAATCTTTTACGTTGGTATGCAGGCAGCAAAACCCTTTTTCGTTGCCGTTTTCTTCATCGAGCAGCCAGCGTGCATCTTGCGTAGCACCGAGCGGCTGCCATAGTTTTTCGTGGGCGTAGGTACTCAAATCAACACCTACGGCATTGCGCAAAGCTACCGACAATACGGCAGCATCGCAATTGCGGTAAAAACTTTCGGCTCCGGGTTCTGCACGCGGCTCTAACTCGCAGGCAAAATCGTGCAAATCTTTTCCGTAATAAATCGCCAGAGATTTGGAAAAAGGATTAAAATAATGATCGGTATATTTTAGCCCCGATTGCATACGCAGCAAATGCTCAAACGTGATGCAGTCGCGCCCGTTTTCCTGATAAGGTGCATAATAAGTGGCGATAGGTTCGGATATGCTTTTAATTTTTCCTTCTTTGAGGGCAATACCGGTGAGTATGCTCATAATAGATTTGGTGAGCGAAAAAGTATTGTAAAAGGAAGTATCAGAAATTCCTTCATTGTACCACTCGGCAACAATACTGTCGTTGTGCAATACCAAAATGGCGGAAGTGTGCATTTTCTGCAATAACTTATCCATTTCTTCCGAAATATAGGGGTCAAAACATTCGGAATAGGGCAATTCCTGTGGCTCGCTGCTGGCGGCTACGGTGCGGTAGGGAAGTATTTCGTAATCCTGAAAACCCGGAAAATTATATCTAAAAGCGCGCCCTACCGGTGTATGACACGAAGAAAACGATAAAACAAAGAGAATAAAAAAAGAGAATACCGTAAAAAAATTCCTTTTCATGGAACAGTAAAAGAACAATAATATTAATAGCTGACAATACTACCGATTTTACAAACAAAGAAGTTTATAAAAAGTGCGCAAAGGTACATTAAAAATGTGTGTTTTTATAAAAATAAGGGAGTGTTCCAGCCGAATTGGGGAGTGTTCCAGCCGAATTGGGGAGTGTTCCAGCCGAATTGGGGAGTGTTCCAGCCAGGTGGGAGTGTTCCAGCCAGGTGGGAGTGTTCCAGCCGGAGTGGGAGTGTTCCAGCCAGGTGGGGAGTGTTCCAGCCAGGTGGGGAGTGTTCCAGCCAGGTGGGGAGTGTTCCAGCCGGATTGGGGAGCGTTCCAGCCGGGTTGGGAGCGTTCCAGCCGAGTTGGGGAGTGTTCCAGCCGAGTTGGGGAGTGTTCCAGCCGAGTTGGGGAGGGTTCCAGCCGAGTTGGGGAGGGTTCCAGCGGAGGTGGGGAGGGTTCCAGCCGGATCAGGGAGCGTTCCAGCCGAGTTGGGGAGCGTTCCAGCCGAGTTGGGGAGCGTTCCAGCCGAGTTGGGGAGTGTTCCAGCCGAGTTGGGGAGTGTTCCAGCCGAGTTGGGGAGTGTTCCAGCCGAGTTGGGGAGTGTTCCAGCCGAGTTGGGGAGTGTTCCAGCCGAGTTGGGGAGTGTTCCAGCCGAGTTGGGGAGTGTTCCAGCCGAGTTGGGAGTGTTCCAGCCGAGTTGGGAGTGTTCCAGCCGAAAAATCGCTGTACAAATAGAGTGAAAAAATACTTATTTCAGGCAAATCCCCATCTTAAACCCAAATACCACATTGGGAAAAACCCGTCCTTCGTCAGAAACAAACGACCAAAAACCTCTCTCTAATATATTTGCATCAGCAGGAATATTGGTTGTTTTTTTTCTTATGGCTACACCGCCGCCCACCAATACGTCAATCGTAAAAATACTAAATCTGCTTTTTTGCCCCACTAATAAATTAAATCCATACGCCCATTTTTCATAACGCACATCTAATAATTGGTTATATACGCCGCCGTAGCGTTGTACCCATCTGGGGCTGTTCCAGATTTCGTGCCTTACAAATATTTCAGGTCCCCAATAATAAAACACATCTCTGTAGATGTCTTGATAAGCAGGTTCGTATTTGAGCAATGCCGTGCGAAAACGAATACCCCGCAGATTTCTAT harbors:
- a CDS encoding LptE family protein, which produces MMSKRVLLYTCLPILLLLWQSCGIYSFSGASVPPEVQTVSVLYFKNEASLVNARLSPLLTEKMQNKFVNETRLNLKDRGGDLEFSGAVVNYTVVPVALNSNERASLSRLTIEVRCTYLNRLSQETWTNSLHATKILKAPLPCAKWKTNSLKTSPNKLPMIFLIKPW
- a CDS encoding choice-of-anchor B family protein, producing MRKLHLFWSIWLCCWATTAAQNQMQLLSNYTYSEMLSSCWGYAANDKEYALVGLKSGLSVVDVTTPEQPEQVQFIPAQANSIWREMKTFSHYAYIVHDGFSGSSDGLLIADLQYLPDSIHYQSYYGINDTIATVHALWVDEDGYLYLYGYNNKNKNVPVGKRGALILDLNANPMQPPIVGAYSNYYTHDGYVRNNRLYSGEIYNGHFSVVDVSDKSAPQILTTQETPGAFTHNTWLSDDSHTLYTTDEKGDAYIAAYNIEDLNDVQLLDIYQSNAGSNAAPHNVKVFNDFIVASYYNDGVVIVDAHEPDNLVQTEFYDTNPLTGCCFEGCWDAYPFCPAEISSPPTAPPACGSCSPLTKEPPI
- a CDS encoding carboxypeptidase regulatory-like domain-containing protein; the encoded protein is MPSGNIIASDRATGLWVVQPTYQRAAYIKGMVSDSASGTPLHNVQVKILNTAYTDSTNIAGAYKSGVANAGVYTVEFSKFGYYPKTVTTTLNTAEYTNLDVQLVQKEKFTLTIETQVSAVCIPYTAACYVLLINPEGEEELYISDQNGIIQIPDFVPDQYDIYIGLWGQEIYYYENYTIEENSITLYTGGQDIIADDFFFDYGWQVSGDSINGMWERGIPHGATHNNIACAPYSDVNDDYGGFCYMTGNAAAALEQQDLDAGTTILRSPDFGWINPQGFDNL
- a CDS encoding T9SS type A sorting domain-containing protein, with the protein product MSFNLWACGSGSSVIRCSVGNDDTTFLLQEWADTDITNSTWQYFEFSRPDNSNAFPTYYFEISVTETDTSATAYTEVAFDNFRVEAAGVGFGNEPQTILPLVIAPNPTADMLQVHFSGEAMHENISLRISDAQGRCVWQRDFVPAASLGEVSLQNLATGIYYISAQNTSGKRWGAKFLKTQ
- a CDS encoding transposase — protein: MIYTTNAIESYHRQIRKVTKNKGAFPSDMALIKLIFLAAKNIQNKWNCSTQNYVPRQYSNLYLNNPISYG
- a CDS encoding T9SS type A sorting domain-containing protein, with the protein product MKLFLRFPFIHCSLLICGILLLMSPQPAIAQTYDCPELQANTGDACDDGLCSTQDDSISADCICVGTAIVPSCNDDICSTYDVYNSNTCTCTHIPIPNFAVPSCEDIFCYTLDYYDFNNCRCVHTPFALNCDDGDCNTTDVFYRPTCECLHRSVSDTLACDDGDCSTKDVYDAAACSCHYIDIPIPDCSSDDCNAYLSYDFSTCSCTYPPSPPPACDDGDCRTSDGYDVSTCNCIHEFIPPQTLEGCDDGDCNTAEIYDLTTCECAHADVGLPNVCDDINCNTVDYYDTDSCKCVYIPQPIPNCDDGICSNGVEYWDKSSCVCKLLSGSVPPPRNCADWDCTTLDVYDEAICQCLHFAVAAPDCNDNDCTTADILDAVTCTCEHFPADQTNACDDDNCNTADIYDTDLCNCVHTLITYNCDDSDCATIDLYNEAACLCYHEAVNCDDGDCNTIDSFNSESCSCDHAVILLPYCDDNNCSTNDSYNSDYCYCYYEPIYCNDSCVYTYDYFNLATCQCEYTLIETVSCDDQNPLTTDDVINTNCICEGILTDGVETTGSIENKKLYIAQNPVRAQLHLIWKSATPERLQLIDVQSKPILDISIRQGDNFIDIAHLPQGVYFAKIGRGSVEKIIILRP
- a CDS encoding HAMP domain-containing histidine kinase, whose translation is MLKNLKHIFSPLLWFYALVVYVFAMSVWWINLHLRNNRDLYRLNVELLEMEGEKYGKTPQTIRSTPQYAHIEQHFASQRTMILSEGAVFLLILSLGVYRIHGAFKKELSLNHQQRNFLLSITHELKSPLAALKLVVQTLLNRQLDPEKQKKLLHNALNDTDRLHELVENLLLAAKLESQSASFSLQPLCISDLLQALFDEFSEKYENLRHFESRIETDVWLHADPLALQSLCINLLDNALKYSRQGDTISCVLFTKGNELHWEVADSGIGIAAADKKKVFEKFYRVGNEDTRSTKGTGLGLFIVHELVHMMRGSISIKDNKPRGTVFLLVFPVSGNTSAAYNIIV
- a CDS encoding serine hydrolase, giving the protein MKRNFFTVFSFFILFVLSFSSCHTPVGRAFRYNFPGFQDYEILPYRTVAASSEPQELPYSECFDPYISEEMDKLLQKMHTSAILVLHNDSIVAEWYNEGISDTSFYNTFSLTKSIMSILTGIALKEGKIKSISEPIATYYAPYQENGRDCITFEHLLRMQSGLKYTDHYFNPFSKSLAIYYGKDLHDFACELEPRAEPGAESFYRNCDAAVLSVALRNAVGVDLSTYAHEKLWQPLGATQDARWLLDEENGNEKGFCCLHTNVKDLARVGILHKNLGYYNGKQILDSAYVKQSLVPSKINNRFNEVLDYGFGWWLDDYSGKGDYSAHGALGQWMVIVPHKNLIFVHFGKWDNYRFRKDFFDLIVNTYAPDTY